A part of Aegilops tauschii subsp. strangulata cultivar AL8/78 chromosome 2, Aet v6.0, whole genome shotgun sequence genomic DNA contains:
- the LOC109749369 gene encoding general transcription factor IIH subunit 2 produces MYGVGVGGGGGGFNAPSTASGRRKNQEDDEEEEEEETGDGRVLEAWERAYADDRSWEALQEDESGLLRPIDTKNLVHSQYRRRLLLRSAAAAARIQKGLIRYLYIVIDLSKAASEMDYRPSRMAVVAKCAEAFIREFFDQNPLSHVGLVTIKDGISHRLTEIGGSPESQINALMGKLECSGDSSLQNALELVNGYLNQIPSYGHKEVLFLYSALNTCDPGDIMETIEKCKKSKVRCSVIGLAAEIFICKHLCEETGGSYTVALDESHFKELLLEHAPPPPAIAEYAAANLIKMGFPQRGAEDLISICSCHKKIKSGAEGYICPRCKVNVCELPTECRTCGLTLVSSPHLARSYHHLFPVAPFDEVTFKLGQKGGQNCFGCQQSLINTGGQSNIHVRCPKCNHHFCFDCDIYIHESLHNCPGCESQRSSSR; encoded by the exons ATGtacggcgtcggcgtcggcggcggcggaggcgggttCAACGCGCCGTCCACGGCCTCCGGGCGGCGCAAAAACCAGGAggacgacgaggaagaggaggaggaggagacgggCGACGGCCGCGTCCTCGAGGCATGGGAGCGCGCCTACGCCGACGACCGCTCGTGGGAGGCGCTGCAGGAGGACGAGTCGGGCCTGCTCCGCCCCATCGACACCAAGAACCTCGTCCACTCGCAGtaccgccgccgcctcctgctccgctccgccgccgccgcggcccgcatCCAGAAGGGCCTCATCCGCTACCTCTACATCGTCATCGACCTCTCCAAG GCAGCTTCAGAAATGGATTATCGCCCTAGTCGAATGGCTGTTGTTGCTAAGTGTGCTGAGGCATTCATAAGGGAATTCTTCGATCAGAATCCCTTGAGCCATGTTGGGCTAGTGACAATTAAAGATGGCATTTCTCATCGACTGACGGAGATTGGAGGGAGTCCAGAGTCACAGATTAACGCATTGATGGGCAAGCTTGAGTGTTCTGGTGATTCATCTCTGCAGAATGCTCTAGAACTTGTCAATGGTTACTTGAACCAGATTCCTTCCTATGGTCACAAGGAAGTATTATTTTTGTACTCCGCACTGAACACATGTGATCCTGGTGATATCATGGAGACAATAGAAAAATGCAAGAAATCCAAAGTTAGATGTTCTGTTATTGGGCTTGCTGCAGAAATTTTCATTTGCAAGCATCTCTGTGAAGAGACTGGTGGATCCTATACGGTTGCACTAGACGAG TCCCACTTCAAGGAATTGCTGCTTGAACATGCTCCTCCACCACCTGCCATTGCAGAGTATGCTGCAGCTAATTTGATTAAGATGGGTTTTCCACAGAGGGGAGCAGAGGATCTTATCTCCATCTGCTCTTGCCACAAGAAAATTAAGTCTGGCGCTGAAGGTTACATATGTCCCAGATGCAAAGTTAATGTATGTGAGCTTCCAACGGAGTGCCGAACATGTGGTCTAACACTTGTTAGTTCCCCACATCTGGCACGATCCTATCACCATCTCTTCCCTGTAGCGCCGTTTGATGAGGTGACGTTCAAATTAGGTCAAAAGGGAGGACAAAATTGTTTTGGCTGCCAGCAGAGTCTCATTAACACCG GTGGCCAGTCTAATATCCATGTCCGCTGTCCAAAATGCAACCACCACTTCTGCTTTGACTGTGATATTTACATCCATGAGAGCTTGCATAACTGCCCCGGTTGCGAGAGTCAGCGCAGTTCATCTCGGTAG